The genome window gaaaaatgtgtgtgtttgtgactggGTAGATGTGTAAGAGTGAGGGAGAAAAGTTTATTAGCTGAACTGTTTGATTTAGTTTTGGGGGATTTTATTACAGCtcattgtgtgcatgtgtgtgtacatcatGCTTTCAGGCTCGGTGTGTGGTTTTGTGCTGGGAAGCCGGTTATTATTTAACAACCTCTGAAAAATAATCATTCATTTGAAGGGTTCAGAGGAGCGGTGTAAAACACAGTCTGCGTCATTGGGATCACAGCCCTCTACATGGAGGAGGTCAAAAGCAAAACACTTTTCACAGCAAACACAGGGCGATTAAAAATGAACCTGTCCAAGCAATTACAGCCGGTCGATAATGGTACAACCGAGGTGAGAGGCACATAAGAGCTCACTAAAAACTCCCAGTGATTCAAAAGGATATAATCTTTCTCTTTTTACACTGCATTTCTCTGTCGACTGACGCACTGTCTCTGCTCCTCCAGGCTCCTCGTCACTACGCGCCTACCCTCTCCTCTCGGTGATCACGCGGCAGCCCCCCAACCTGCCCTTGCACCTCCCTCAACCGTCATCTCCGGGCGGGGTCCCCTCACACCTGCTCTCCCCGCAGCATCCACGAGGCTCCGAGCCCTCACCCAGCCAGACGCCCCTCAGCATCAGCAGTGAGTCAGAAACGGAGCGCAGCACGCCCCGCCTGAAGAAGCCACGCCGTAGCCGCACCATCTTCACCGAGCTGCAGCTGATGGGCCTGGAGAAGAAGTTCCAGAAGCAGAAGTACCTGTCCACACCTGATAGGTCAGTATAGTTGAGATACTCACATCTGATTGGACAGGTCTAAGTAGTCTGTTGTAcatgcaggaaaacacacaccaactgcacaaaacacattaaaataagaagGTAAATCATGCCTGCCAACCTCACAGCTAcctaaaacaataaaagaaagcaaactACCGATGTGTAAAACTAATACCACAGTTATAAGATTTCAACCTGATGTAAAAAATTACCAGAGTCGTATAAGCATCACTCAACTGTGACATTTTGATAACCTGTCTACCTGGCATACAGAGCGTTTCTAAAGTACagtacatgcacatgcacatgtacacacacgcacactcccAAAGCCGCAACTGCAATTATCGAGCAGTGGTTAACCTAACATCATAATTTTTGATTTATCCTGTGGGGAATGTCTCATGTAATGTGAATTTGTCTAAGCCAGAGCATTACCTCAGCATTCTAGTTGAGACAAGAGTAACGTTTTAACCCTGTGCTCTCGAACAGCAGAAAGCCCCAACAAAGAAACACTGCCTTATTCAAGAGAGCGAGGACGGGGGCCAACACaagcaaacagaaatgtattacATTGATTTACTGCCAATCatttcacacatgtgcaagtgtATATAAAGGACACTGCTACAATAAGATGAAGTAATCTACATATTAATATCTGTGTCTTAAATTCCATGCTGCGGGTCATTTTTGGGACCTGACATGAGGTTAGACTATATTTTCCAGTTTTATTGTGCGCCTCACATTTATATTTGGCCTGCAGGCTGCTTTTCCATTATAACCCAGAATAGTATTGAACCGTATACGTTGTAAAAAGCTTTCCATCACATGTACTGAATTTCAAACTGCTTGTGAACCTTTGCATCAAGCAGAGATTGGATGTCTGGTACACTACACTCTACTCATCCATGTTTGTGTCATACGTAGATACGGAGAGTACATCAGCAGCGATTAAAATCACAAATAACTGGCTTCACTTACGGTGCGTTCATGCGTTTAGACATGCAACTAGCTACACAGACGTCCCATGCATTGTATGCTCCTTGCAATGTATCTGCTTACCACATCTAATCTGAAAAGACATTAGCATATTTGGAATAAACCAGATTTATTTGTCATTCCATTTACGTCCTATCCGTAGGGAAAACTCCCACGATGCATTATTAAATATATCACATCTTGGCTTGCCTGGAGCCGTTGGAAAGGCGCCATGCCTCATCTTAAAGCAGAAGCCCTGAGGCTGAGCACAACTCAGTGATCAAAACCAACCACCCTTACGAATGGCTGTGCCAAAATACTGTGTCCTGTCAAAATATCCGATTCTGACACCGCgttgaaaattaattaaataccCAGCTGGCggaaaaacatcaacagagaAAATCCCCCTTTAAAGCCCGACATCAAAGGTGCGGCGTGCTCCCCAATTTGGTTTGTTATGATCCAAAGataacttttcttttctctcccttttcTTGGCTTGCAACCTCTGTGGTTTTGAGTTGAGACTATGCGCGGGGGCGAGAGGATCCTAAACCAAAAATATCCCTGAAAAAGACTTTTAATTATTGATATCACAGAgcaataatgattttttttgcagCTCACAATTATAATAATTAGTGTCTTAATAATCTTTACTGTCATCATCATGatcatcatgaaaaaaggttttCAGTTACACCCAAGATTCCCTTGTGAAAGGTGCGAAGGTAGAACAAAATGGCGGTCTTGCAGTAGCCTGAAGGAAGGAATTCAAATACTGTTTCTATtgctgtgagtgtgtggttTCTCTTCATTGAGAACTAATGACCATAAATAAGCAGGGTGTTTTCCTTTTCTGCAATTACTTTTCCTTGCCTGCAGTTGTTGAACAGCTACAGACTGGGGCACGCATGATCGTGGAGTTTGATAGACAGCTTGATTGCCTGTATGTCTGGTGCTTTCTGAGGCGCagacacatacacgcacacaaaaaCCACACACAGCCCTTTATGTGTAAGGTATAAGGTTATGCAGACGATCCCTTGAATCTCCAGGGTTTGTTGTTGCTCTGCTTTTTAGATTCTGTTCACGCCTTTTCTCTGTCTCGGCTTCCACTTTCACCATCAAATGGAAGTCAGTTCCTTTCACTGGGgggttggtggtggtggtggtgggacTCCCTTCATCTGACTGTTAAAGACTTTGAGAAGAGCAGGGAAGAGGAAATCTCATTTTAAAACTAACTCCCAGATAACTGCTCTTTTCCTTTACAAATGGCTGCCTTGTTCACTTTATCTGTCTCTTCCTGATGTATCACATTACACACCGTCCAATAGCCCCATTAGTCATGGATCAACACATGTGGTGGATGCATTCAGAATTCTCTCCCAACAGCTCCAATAGTCCGGCTACAAGCGCCGTGATTGGATTACTGACCTCGGTACAGATGTTTCGAGCAGTGTTTCCTGAGCTGCAGGTGTACAGTGTCAAACTAGCAAATCAGCTTTGATGTGAGATTCAAAGACTTAAGAGTGTAAGAGAGGTCTTATACTGTACTTAAGCCTGCAATGCTGGCAACCTCTAGGCATGGAGCTGCATTATATACCTGGTGGAAAGGTAAAAACCACAATTAGTGTCAAGATTCTTATCGTTtctgggaaaaaaagacagggaTTCTACCTGGTCCTTTCCAAGAAAAGTGCCTATTAGTTTAAAGCACGCATGCTACATACCCTGTTTAGGTTACCCCGATTGCAGAAAGCACATAAAAAATCCATCTAATGTGCAGTTCTTTTCTATTTTGCAGGTTAGACCTGGCCCAGTCACTTGGTCTCACACAGCTGCAGGTGAAGACATGGTACCAAAACAGGCGTATGAAGTGGAAGAAACTGGTAAGAGACAGTTAGCAATGACTGTTGGAAAGCCTTACATGTTCCTTTGATTTCACTGCTAACTCACTGATTCATGTAATGCTGATCTGAGCTATAACATTGACAGAGGTGAATAGCACAGGAAGAGAGGGTGTAGTGAGAGGTCTGACCGATGATGACGGCAGGGAGAGCAAACACTTTTGTAGCAGGGTCAACAAAAAAGACCTGAAATTAAAGACGAATGAGTGCACATGGGGGCAGCCAGCAGCCATACGTCTTCTCTTAATTACTATAATAGCGAGCATTGCCTCCGACTGCTGCCATTTATTACCAGGAGGAGTCCACTAAGATTGCCTGTGTGTTATTCTAGGTGCTCAAAGGAGGTCACGAGGCCCCGACTAAGCCCAAGGGAAGACCCAAGAAGAACTCAATTCCTACCACGGAGGAAATAGAGGCTGAAGAGCGGAGaatgagggaggaagaggaaaggaTGAGGAGTGCGACGAAGGAGGCGGCGCTAGCTCATGGGGGAGATGCGTCTCAGCTTGAACCTCAAGATCTCAGCTCAGAAACTCACAATCTGAGTGCGGCGGTCGAGGGATCTGAGCGAGAGCCGACGCTCCCCATGCAGTCAGAGACTCGCGCAGCCAGCTAAGCAAGAGCAAAACCAAAGACTGATGCCAACCTGAAAACAAGTAGTGCCTCAGGATCACTGTAAAAAGCCTGTGTGGTGTGTAGAGCCATTTGCTTTAGGGATTTGACTGGAAACATATTGCTGGAACCCAATCTTTACCTAATGtagcctttttattgttttggtgtatCAGAAAATGTACCGTACAAAGAGCTAAAATGCATAGACACTGGTTGCACTGGTAAAAATCTGGCCTTTAAAAAGTGTATTTGAGCAGGTCCCTGGTATAAGGAGTGTAAATCTGTCCAGTCCAAGCAGGTCAGTCAAAGTAAAACACCACATCACCTTACTCTGCATTACAACCATGACCGATCACACACACCACTGACCCTCCAAGCTGCCTCACATAGTGCATGTGCCAAAAAAGACAAGATCTGCCTTACTGTACTTTCTCTATGTATCTCTGTATTATAAGCCACTTCACTGCCAAAAACTATCATATTAAATGGCTACAGTGCCTTGTTGGTCTCAGAGGAAAGCTTTTAAAGTGTTGAtaaaataactataaaatgcaagtatattttttacagtgattTTTCATTACATGTGCCGTTTTTTGGAGACAGAGTTGTAAAGTTTTGAAGAGCACTTCTGTGTTTACATTGGAGTTCCTCTGCAGCTTTAAGGTGCAAAAATGTGTTCACTATTTGGTCAGTAAAgcttgcatttttatttttttcaatctgAAAAGTCAATATTTCTGCCAAGCCATACACTGTATTATACTGTAGAAATGTGTATAAAGTATAAAATATATGGTCTTTTCGGATATATAtgtaaaacagtatttttaccgCTGTTTTAAATTGGATTAAATAGTTTGTATGTACAATGTTACTGCCGTCCCTGATCTTTTTTCTCCTTTCGTGGGAGTCGGGATGACTCTGCTTTCTGCCACGAGGCCACTAAGACTCTTAAGCTGTCAGAGATTCTCAGAGGGAATAAATCATAGCCTGTGCCAAAGATGCACAGCAAATGCTGAACATTTAAAATCTCGAAGACCTTTTCAGCCTGCAGGCTTCGCATAAGTACCCCAATCAGTATGTTAGACTTGCGTTAACATAACACTGTCTTCAACTGCCTGTCACCGACTTCTCCGTACACTTCCAGCTCTATTTTCTTTCCTTGCAAAGATTTGTAATTaaagagtttcacttttttgaattatacagatttatttttatttgttattgtttCATATGAAAAGTGCAGTATTTTTCTGATGTAAATAATAATACTTGTTTGGTAagcttgtttgcagttttttttaggTTTGTGTACAATCATTTTTACTATATacgagtgtgtgtttatgtatttaaatgCACTTAATAAAATAGCAATCATTTAAATTCCATCTGGTATTATTTGCTGCAACTGCTGCAACTGTCCTGGTTTTGCATGCTCTGTATGCAGCCGGATATTCTAACAAACTGTTCTGGTGTGTCTCTCATGAAAACAATCAACAACAATTAAAGTCGCCAACAGGATTCTTTGGTATGACTCTGACTCAGATAATTCTCAGATGCACTGTCACATCATGCTAAGTGTGTGTAAATCAAACAGTTACAGTAGGCCTGTCAGGCTGGAGTTCAGGCAGATCCATTACCGAGGAAGCTTTTGAAGATGTATTAGCTTTAGTCAAAGTTCGCCATAAATCACATTAAAGAGAACAAAGCATTTAAGCACTCTGTGTTGTGACATTTATCATCTTTATCTGTACAGCAAACAAGATGGCCTGCAGTGCACCTGAGGGCTCCTCTGTGACCCTGAGCGAgtctgaagtgtatttttagtgCCTGATACCGGACATGGATGGTTTGAAGAGCAAACAGCGCAGGTTTGCATTGTGTAATGTGTACTGCGCTTTAACGCCTTGTGTAAACATTCTCAAGTATGCTTCATATGTGTGCACATTCAGCAGCAGAGGCCCCGACACTTCGTGGAAGTATGATCGAACATTTTGCTTTTTcagtctgacaataaacttgTTTTGTCACgggaaaaaagtcaaaacatgccatttttttccacagaacaGGCAGTAGAAAACTTTTCCGTCTTTACTTAAGTCTTTTCCTGTGCAATGCATATTTGCTGATGTAGCGTCTCATCATTCTTGTTTCAGCCTTATTAAAAGCATGATTATAAGCACAGCAGGTGAGTGTGATTACAACAAATGTGAATATGAACATACATTAATGGGATCTGGTTAAGATTTAGTGGACTTCTGCGGAACAATGCACAATGATTATATCTCTACAAATGGACAAGTATGCAAGAGCCaagttaaaaaatgatttaaaaaatatttaagagaAACATTTTTAAGCGTTACAGGTCGTTATTGTTGGAACTGGTATTGGGAGTAATTGCTAGTATGTTAATCAATCATACTATTAAAGCTCTGTCGCTGTCACCAACATGTGGAATGtgtaaaataatcaatgaaggGTGTTTGCATGAATTACTACCAACAGTGTGTCTCTTTCAGTGTTGTCATATTAGTCATTACCATTCATTGTCCCCATCACTTATACCTCCAACTGCCTGGTAAAAGGGACAGGCAACTTGTATTATGACTCTAAGAATGTATGCTAACAACTGTTGGCATTTACTTACAGTAGCTATTTATTTGGAATTCATTAAACTTTGATTATTTAGAATTGGCCCTGCAGCTTGCCAGGCTTATGAATGAGCTGTGACTCAGCCTTGCCACCTGGTTAAATTAAGACCAAACTAACAAAAACCTTTGGAGCCGTTTCAGTGCATCTGCCTTAATTGCAGGGAATGAGCACAAACATTTTCCTATTAAACATCCTTGAGAAAACACAGGCTCTGGCTGGCAGGCGGGGAGGCAGGTCTCTACAGGCTGGCGAGCTCCTCCAGGCTAATTGTTGTGTGGCGAGGTGAGACACTGGAGGCCTAATTGGAGAACCTGTTATTTTCTCACAGGCCCAAGTTCAGCTGTAGGTCACAGGAGTGGAGTGGTGTCAACGTTAACCCCCCCCACCACCCTCGCCCCCACACCCTCCACCCACAAAGACATCCATTGCACACCTTCACCTGTCAGCTT of Epinephelus lanceolatus isolate andai-2023 chromosome 4, ASM4190304v1, whole genome shotgun sequence contains these proteins:
- the barx2 gene encoding homeobox protein BarH-like 2, whose protein sequence is MHCQAELRLSSPGQLKAARRRYKTFMIDEILSKETCDYFEKLSLYSVCPSLIVRPKPLHSCSGSSSLRAYPLLSVITRQPPNLPLHLPQPSSPGGVPSHLLSPQHPRGSEPSPSQTPLSISSESETERSTPRLKKPRRSRTIFTELQLMGLEKKFQKQKYLSTPDRLDLAQSLGLTQLQVKTWYQNRRMKWKKLVLKGGHEAPTKPKGRPKKNSIPTTEEIEAEERRMREEEERMRSATKEAALAHGGDASQLEPQDLSSETHNLSAAVEGSEREPTLPMQSETRAAS